aaaacAGGTTTTGAaaaccagtaaaaaaaaaaaaaaaatagttgtcTTATATGtaaactgtaaataaaatgcACTTGTAAATATCTGTTAATGTATTTATTCTCTTCAGAACTGAATGGTAGAGTTGACACCAATGTCAACTGTGTGCCAAATGAACAGGCAGTGCCCTTTTCGTCCTTGGACCCTAAGCCAACAGATGGACATGCCCACCTTGCACCTCCTCATACACAGCCCCACTCTACTGGATTATCTTTTACGAACACGCAGAACTCGTGGGTCAGTCAGTTTGAGATACCTTGGGAGAAGATGGCTGCTTCACTCTCACAAGCAATATTAAGAGGGCAGAGGGCTAAGCCTGCAGACAGACGAGCAATGGTGAGAATTGTGGTGGCTGCCATGCAGAAACACTGTCCAAATCCCAACAGGGCTGCCTGTGTAGAGATAGCGAAAATGATTGTGTCAAAATATCCTTTGACCTTTGCAGACACAAATGATGAAGGTGAACAGTTGGGAATAGGTTACTATTCACTTATTAATCAGCTTAAAACAAGAATTGAGCATGTTAACCGCAACAATGTAAGTGAGAGAATACGAAGACCAAGGACAACGAAAGAACATAGTGAAGGCACTAGCACCAAAACAGTACGGAGCAAAGTAGACAGCTATGGCTGCACAAATTGGCAGCCGAAATGTCTCCCAGAAGGAGAGACGATTGACTCCTTAGAAGACAGAAGAAAAAATATGGTCGCCATATTTCAGTCTGCTGGCCCCAGAGTTGCGGACATGCCAGATATTGACAATTCAATGAGTTTGACATACATCTATCAACGTCACATGTTAAACAGCTGCCCTCCCCCGAGCATAAATGTGATTGAAGAACAGTGGCCTTTCCTCTTTACAAAAAGGGGACTCTGTGCCCATTTCAAAACTCTCACGGGTATTGATATCTGTGATCGAGTAGGACATGCTCTTCAAACCAAAGGGAAGAGGATCATAGATTTCTTCCAAAGACAGATTCAGAACAGAGACATTCAGTGTCTTCTACGGGACATGGAGAATGACACAACGACCATGCAGCATAACCGGACCAGCATAGCAGCAGTACTCCTTTTGATGAAGCACTTCCTTGAAAAAGAAGATTCCATCTTCATTTTGGCTGATGTAAGTGGTCAATATTATTGCAAATtacataaaatgttattttcaagCTGTATTTTAAACATGTTGTAATCATAGGtctttttgtgttttaaagacAACTGCAACAAAGGCATCCATTGAGAAAGACATGAGCCTTCCAACCATGCCAAGACTCATAATGCTTGGTAAGAGAAGATTTTGAGGAATGTTAGTGTACTGTCAGCCTATTCTCATGAAATGTGTCTCTAtagcacacacatttatatgccAAATTTAGTTTTTACGTGCAGCTTTCGCATACATAtgataaacaattttttttggcATGTAATATGCACTCACTAATTCTACCCAAGGAGGTTACACAGTGCATAAAAGTCATTTTGTCGATTCAATTTTACAATAAACACAATGTGGGCCATAGAGATGCATTTCATGCAATAATTAAAATTGGCaaataccttttttttaaatgttgtaatttgtatttttctttttaggGAACACATTTCTCTCTTCCACAAAGTGGATGGTAAGCATTGAGGGAAAGGTGGCCTATGTTTTGGATGAGCACCTGGGATTTGCAGATGCCTTATCTGTATTCTTCAGCTGCTATTATGTGTTCAACATTGAATACCAGGAGCCTGCCTGTGCGACACTGGAACTCATACAACGGTAAGTACCCCTCTTTGTTTCTCCACATATTACTGTTAATTCAATCTTTATCTTGTATGTTTAGTTATGTCTGTTTAACTGATCATTTATCATGTTTtttcataaaattaaattaaatctgcaaaaatattCCAAAACTGTTTGTTTTGGTTGATTTTGGctgataaaatataatttatgaaAAGACATGGCGGTAAAACCTTAGAATAATGTTGCTCACGGTGTTATAAACCTgaatacatttctttgttcttctgaacacaaaagaaaatattttaaagaatgtttgtaacctaACAGATTGAGGCACCATTCACttctatagtatttttttttcctacaatAGAAGTGAATGGTGCCTCAATCtgttttgttacaaacattcttgaaaaggtttagaacaacttgagggtaagtaaattacataatttacttttttatatCCATTTAATGatggaccattattctaaagtgttaccaaaagcaTTTAAAGCAAAGGCACTTAGGGTGAagaaatctaaaatatctttattAATTCACTTAATTTTCTCTTGCTTAAAGCTTTTTCGTTAGGATAAACCCAGATGAGGGAACAAAATGCACCGCCAAAACTGGAGTGAGCCGGAAGACAGGGGAGGTTGTCAACAGGAAGACGACTGCAATCAACAACAGAGTGTCATCCTTCCTTCGTCACCTAGTGGAATTTGAATGGAGAAACTTGGACTAGGTAAGACACTTTTTAATAGGATATGTAAAGTATACACAGACACTTTTACGTTTGAGGATACCTAACTAAAGCTAATGCAGTATACATGTAATCCATCCTGCAAAAAAAGGTTACAATGTTGTTTTTGATTAAATAGATAGTGATATCGTGTTGAGGTGATTCAGTAATATGATAATTTTGGAGGATGTAGTTTGTGCTGCTCCTATTATGTACTGACAGTTttctttagtgtcttttattaagctaaataacaaaaacacctCTGTAATATACAATCAAGTTCAGCATCACTACAAagtacattcttcaaaatattaataacagtGAATCACCTCTTCCATAAAACAGTTCATGAATGCAAGACCGCGTTTAGCTAGGTGTTAGCTAAGCTAGGTACTGTTTTAACATTATGATGAATTGTAAtaggatttctttttttttttgctaaattaaaaaatgtgtatACTCAAATTGTATGACTAACTTTATATCATTCTTATTTAGAGGGACTTCTTGCCATAATGGACCAGATTCCTCGTTCAAAAATTGGCACAGACATGGAACTTGAGTCTActtgtgtaaaaaaatgaatttgtttttcatgtttatttttttatgtatattattTTGCGCCAAAGTTTCAGCATTCTTCAGTGATTGTGTTATCACTCATGTTTACAAAtgagcttacagagacttccaccatcagctctgtttc
The nucleotide sequence above comes from Pseudorasbora parva isolate DD20220531a chromosome 16, ASM2467924v1, whole genome shotgun sequence. Encoded proteins:
- the LOC137043750 gene encoding uncharacterized protein → MDAECIQEIQRVLPELDYERLMGVIEHLSSVVGVTKKEDFAFIERDDLQHHLTPIQCRKIIQTFKQSELNGRVDTNVNCVPNEQAVPFSSLDPKPTDGHAHLAPPHTQPHSTGLSFTNTQNSWVSQFEIPWEKMAASLSQAILRGQRAKPADRRAMVRIVVAAMQKHCPNPNRAACVEIAKMIVSKYPLTFADTNDEGEQLGIGYYSLINQLKTRIEHVNRNNVSERIRRPRTTKEHSEGTSTKTVRSKVDSYGCTNWQPKCLPEGETIDSLEDRRKNMVAIFQSAGPRVADMPDIDNSMSLTYIYQRHMLNSCPPPSINVIEEQWPFLFTKRGLCAHFKTLTGIDICDRVGHALQTKGKRIIDFFQRQIQNRDIQCLLRDMENDTTTMQHNRTSIAAVLLLMKHFLEKEDSIFILADTTATKASIEKDMSLPTMPRLIMLGNTFLSSTKWMVSIEGKVAYVLDEHLGFADALSVFFSCYYVFNIEYQEPACATLELIQRFFVRINPDEGTKCTAKTGVSRKTGEVVNRKTTAINNRVSSFLRHLVEFEWRNLD